The proteins below come from a single Ictidomys tridecemlineatus isolate mIctTri1 chromosome 8, mIctTri1.hap1, whole genome shotgun sequence genomic window:
- the Mrpl2 gene encoding large ribosomal subunit protein uL2m isoform X1 codes for MALWTLTRALGSLSLAPPAVTVPGTSLLPAAQVVSNALLQLPSALMLLPCRPILTSGALHAKFVSWKSHTKYTIVPVKKRKSGGRDHTGRIRVHGIGGGHKQLYRMIDFLRFRPEQETKPGPFEEKVIRVRYDPCRSADIALVAGGSRKRWIIATENMQAGDIILNSNHIGRMAVAAREGDAHPLGALPVGTLINNVESEPGRGAQYIRAAGTCGVLLRKVNGTAIIQLPSKRQMQVLETCTATVGRVSNVDHNKRVIGKAGRNRWLGKRPSSGLWHRKGGWAGRKIRPLPPMKSYVKLPSAAAQS; via the exons ATGGCCCTGTGGACACTGACTCGTGCTCTGGGCTCTCTCAGTCTGGCGCCCCCGGCCGTTACCGTCCCCGGCACGAGTCTACTCCCTGCTGCGCAG GTGGTGAGCAATGCCCTCCTCCAACTGCCCTCTGCATTGATGTTGCTCCCCTGCCGCCCTATACTTACTTCTGGGGCCCTTCATGCCAAGTTTGTATCCTGGAAGAGTCATACTAAGTATACCATCGTACCAGTGAAAAAGAGGAAATCTGGGGGTCGAGACCACACAG GCCGAATCCGAGTACATGGTATTGGTGGGGGCCACAAGCAACTTTATCGCATGATTGACTTTCTGCGGTTCCGGCCAGAGCAGGAGACTAAGCCAGGACCCTTTGAGGAAAAGGTTATCAGAGTCCGCTATGATCCTTGTAG GTCAGCAGACATAGCTCTGGTTGCTGGGGGCAGTCGGAAACGTTGGATCATTGCCACAGAGAACATGCAGGCTGGAGATATAATCCTGAACTCTAACCACATAGGCCGAATGGCAG ttGCTGCTCGTGAAGGGGATGCACATCCTCTTGGGGCTCTGCCTGTGGGGACTCTCATTAACAACGTGGAAAGTGAGCCAGGCCGAGGGGCCCAGTATATTCGAGCTGCAG GAACTTGTGGTGTGCTGCTGCGGAAGGTGAATGGAACAGCCATTATCCAGTTGCCCTCTAAGAGGCAGATGCAG GTACTAGAAACGTGCACAGCAACAGTAGGCCGAGTATCCAATGTTGATCATAACAAACGGGTCATCGGCAAAGCCGGTCGGAACCGCTGGCTGGGCAAGAGGCCTTCCAGCGGGCTGTGGCACCGCAAGGGGGGGTGGGCTGGCCGAAAGATTCGGCCACTGCCCCCCATGAAGAGTTATGTGAAGCTGCCCTCCGCTGCTGCCCAAAGTTGA
- the Klc4 gene encoding kinesin light chain 4, translating into MSGLVLGQRDEPTGHRLSQEEILGSTRLVSQGLEALHSEHQAVLQSLSQTIECLQQGGHEEGLVHEKARQLRRSMENIELGLSEAQVMLALASHLSTVESEKQKLRAQVRRLCQENQWLRDELAGTQQRLQRSEQAVAQLEEEKKHLEFLRQLRQYDEDGHTTEDKEGDATKDSLDDLFPNEEEEDPSNGLSRGQGAAAAQQGGYEIPARLRTLHNLVIQYAAQGRYEVAVPLCKQALEDLERTSGRGHPDVATMLNILALVYRDQNKYKEAAHLLNDALSIRESTLGRDHPAVAATLNNLAVLYGKRGKYKEAEPLCQRALEIREKVLGTDHPDVAKQLNNLALLCQNQGKYEAVERYYQRALAIYEGQLGPDNPNVARTKNNLASCYLKQGKYAEAETLYKEILTRAHVQEFGSVDDHHKPIWMHAEEREEMSKSRHREGGTPYAEYGGWYKACKVSSPTVNTTLRNLGALYRRQGKLEAAETLEECALRSRKQGTDPISQTKVAELLGEGDGRRTSQEGPGDSVKFEGGEDASVAVEWSGDGSGTLQRSGSLGKIRDVLRRSSELLVRKLQGTEPRPSSSNMKRAASLNYLNQPSAAPLQVSRGLSASTMDLSSSS; encoded by the exons ATGTCGGGCCTGGTGTTGGGGCAGCGGGATGAGCCTACAGGGCACCGCCTTAGCCAAGAGGAGATCCTGGGAAGCACCCGGCTGGTGAGCCAAGGACTGGAGGCCCTACACAGTGAACACCAGGCTGTGCTGCAAAGCCTGTCCCAAACTATTGAGTGTCTACAGCAGGGAGGCCATGAGGAAGGGCTGGTGCATGAAAAGGCCCGGCAACTGCGTCGCTCTATGGAAAACATCGAGCTAGGGCTGAGTGAGGCCCAG GTCATGCTGGCTCTTGCCAGCCATCTGAGCACAGTGGAGTCAGAGAAGCAAAAGTTACGGGCTCAGGTACGGCGGCTGTGCCAAGAGAACCAGTGGCTCCGGGATGAGCTGGCAGGCACCCAGCAGCGGCTACAGCGTAGTGAACAGGCAGTGGCTCAgctggaggaggaaaagaagcaCCTGGAGTTCCTGAGACAGCTGCGGCAGTATGATGAGGATGGACACACAACG GAGGACAAAGAAGGAGATGCTACCAAGGATTCCTTGGATGACCTCTTCCCCAATGAGGAAGAAGAGGACCCCAGCAATGGTT TGTCCCGTGGCCAGGGTGCAGCAGCAGCCCAGCAGGGTGGATATGAGATCCCAGCAAGGTTGCGGACTCTGCACAACCTGGTGATCCAGTATGCAGCCCAGGGTCGCTATGAGGTGGCTGTGCCACTCTGCAAACAGGCACTAGAGGACCTGGAACGCACATCTGGCCGTGGCCACCCTGATGTGGCTACCATGCTCAACATCCTTGCTTTGGTATATCG ggATCAGAATAAGTATAAGGAAGCTGCCCATCTGCTGAATGATGCTCTCAGCATCCGGGAGAGCACCCTGGGCCGGGACCATCCTGCT GTGGCTGCCACACTCAATAATCTGGCTGTGCTGTATGGCAAAAGGGGGAAATACAAGGAGGCAGAGCCACTGTGCCAGCGAGCACTGGAGATTCGAGAAAAG GTCCTGGGCACTGACCACCCAGATGTGGCAAAGCAGCTGAACAACTTGGCCCTATTGTGCCAAAACCAGGGCAAGTATGAGGCTGTGGAACGCTATTACCAGCGGGCACTGGCTATCTACGAGGGGCAGCTGGGGCCAGATAACCCTAATGTAGCTCGGACCAAGAACAACCTG GCTTCCTGTTACCTGAAGCAGGGCAAATACGCTGAGGCTGAGACCCTGTATAAAGAGATCCTGACCCGTGCCCATGTACAGGAGTTTGGGTCTGTGGATG ATCATCACAAGCCCATCTGGATGCATGCAGAGGAGCGGGAAGAAATGAGCAAA AGCCGGCACCGTGAGGGAGGTACACCCTATGCTGAATATGGAGGCTGGTACAAGGCCTGCAAAGTGAGCAG CCCCACAGTGAACACTACTCTGAGAAACCTAGGGGCTCTATACAGGCGCCAAGGAAAACTGGAGGCAGCTGAGACCCTGGAGGAATGTGCTCTGCGTTCCCGGAAACAG gGCACTGATCCTATCAGCCAGACCAAGGTGGCAGAGCTGCTTGGGGAGGGTGATGGTAGAAGGACCTCCCAGGAGGGACCTGGGGACAGTGTGAAATTTGAGGGAGGTGAAGATGCTTCTGTGGCTGTTGAATGGTCAGGG GATGGCAGTGGGACCCTGCAGAGGAGTGGCTCTCTGGGCAAGATCCGGGATGTGCTTCGTAGAAGCAGCGAACTCTTGGTGAGGAAGCTCCAGGGGACTGAGCCTCGGCCTTCCAG CAGCAACATGAAGCGGGCAGCCTCTTTGAATTATTTGAACCAACCCAGTGCAGCACCTCTCCAG GTCTCTCGGGGCCTCAGTGCCAGCACCATGGACCTCTCTTCAAGCAGCTGA
- the Mrpl2 gene encoding large ribosomal subunit protein uL2m isoform X2, producing the protein MALWTLTRALGSLSLAPPAVTVPGTSLLPAAQVVSNALLQLPSALMLLPCRPILTSGALHAKFVSWKSHTKYTIVPVKKRKSGGRDHTGRIRVHGIGGGHKQLYRMIDFLRFRPEQETKPGPFEEKVIRVRYDPCRSADIALVAGGSRKRWIIATENMQAGDIILNSNHIGRMAVAAREGDAHPLGALPVGTLINNVESEPGRGAQYIRAAARQGQHVGYGPWVTHTHTFVKGGKGASPFPRNLWCAAAEGEWNSHYPVAL; encoded by the exons ATGGCCCTGTGGACACTGACTCGTGCTCTGGGCTCTCTCAGTCTGGCGCCCCCGGCCGTTACCGTCCCCGGCACGAGTCTACTCCCTGCTGCGCAG GTGGTGAGCAATGCCCTCCTCCAACTGCCCTCTGCATTGATGTTGCTCCCCTGCCGCCCTATACTTACTTCTGGGGCCCTTCATGCCAAGTTTGTATCCTGGAAGAGTCATACTAAGTATACCATCGTACCAGTGAAAAAGAGGAAATCTGGGGGTCGAGACCACACAG GCCGAATCCGAGTACATGGTATTGGTGGGGGCCACAAGCAACTTTATCGCATGATTGACTTTCTGCGGTTCCGGCCAGAGCAGGAGACTAAGCCAGGACCCTTTGAGGAAAAGGTTATCAGAGTCCGCTATGATCCTTGTAG GTCAGCAGACATAGCTCTGGTTGCTGGGGGCAGTCGGAAACGTTGGATCATTGCCACAGAGAACATGCAGGCTGGAGATATAATCCTGAACTCTAACCACATAGGCCGAATGGCAG ttGCTGCTCGTGAAGGGGATGCACATCCTCTTGGGGCTCTGCCTGTGGGGACTCTCATTAACAACGTGGAAAGTGAGCCAGGCCGAGGGGCCCAGTATATTCGAGCTGCAG CAAGGCAGGGGCAGCATGTGGGCTATGGCCCTTGGGtgacccacacacacacctttgtgAAGGGTGGCAAAGGTGCTTCTCCCTTCCCCAGGAACTTGTGGTGTGCTGCTGCGGAAGGTGAATGGAACAGCCATTATCCAGTTGCCCTCTAA